The Staphylococcus simiae genome includes the window TTTTTCAAGTGTTACTTTTTCCATATAAACTCTACCTTTTAAGTTTTTATGTCACTTATTGTATACCCGGGTAAACTATTTTGCAAATATTTTTCATGTTTTAAATATTGAAAAACACTTTCGTCTCAATTCAAGATACTTGAATAGTACGAAAGTGTTGAAATTTAATTACTATAAATATGAACTTGTGGTTTTTTATCATTTTTAGTTTTACTAATCAATGCTCTTGGTTGATTACCGTCTTTAATTCTTATTTCATAATTATCGATTTTATCAAAATATTTATCTGCTTGTTCGGTTACATATTGTGTAATACCAATTGTTTCAGCTTGACCATTATAATCGATTGGTAAATCAATGGTTAATTGTTTAGGCTTTTTATCAACAAATTTTACTTTACCTACAGCTTGTGTGAAATTAGTAAAATATGATTGTAAATTATCGTTAAACTGTTTAAAGTTATTATTTAAATTTTCATCATAATCAGCTGCAGTAGAAGACGGTAATAATGTTGATGTCTCATTAATATTATGCCACTCATTTAGTTTAGTCTGACCTTTATCGGCAGTAGCTTGAGTGATGAATTCGCCTGGCGTAATAGCGTCTTCACTAGATTGCTTATAAATAGCAAAATGAATCGGGATATCTTTCAAGTCATCATTTTCACGTAATCTTGATAACATTTCACTTGCCATTTCTTTACCTTGTTGTTTGATTTCACTGTCATCTAATTTTTTACTATAAGTTGGGCCGTCTTTATCTTTATGATAATAATAGACACTATTCATAGCTAAACCAATCGTCATACCTTTTATATTCTTACCTTTTGTATCACGACTGCTATAAAAATCTTGTTCTAAAATATTAGATAAGTAAGCAGGTGAGTTATTAGCAATTTTTTCAGGATCTGTTTCACCTTCATGTGATGGGTTTAGACCTAAATTTTCATTTGCTTTTTTCTCCTTCTTATCCTTACTAGACATTTTATCAATCTCACTCTTAGTATATTTAGGTTCTAAGTATGCATTGATTGTTTTTTTATCTAAGAACTGTCCATCCTGATATAAATAGTTATCAGTTGGAAAAACTTCCTTACTTAAATCTAATAAGCCATCTTCAAAGTCACCACCGTTATAACTATTAGCCATATTATCCTGTAATAGACCTCGAGCCTGGCTTTCTTTAAAAGGTAATAATGTACGATAGTTATCTCCTTGTACATTTTTATCTGTAGCAATTTGTTTTGTCTGATTTGAATTACTATTATTTTTACTATTATCTTTTTCAGAATGGTCATCCTTACCATTACCACAAGCTGATAATATAAAGATCGCTGACATTAATAATATCAATGTACGCTTCATCAACATACCCCTCTAACTATTTAATTCATTTTGCTTATCAGCAAATTGTTGTTCTGTCCAAATTTCAATACCTAAGTTTTGTGCTTTAGTCAATTTTGAACCCGCTTCTTCACCGGCAATAACAATATCAGTATTTTTAGTAACACTGCTTGTTACTTTAGCACCTTGTGACACTAACCATTTTGATGCTTCATTACGTGACATCTGTTGTAATTTACCTGTTAAGACAATCGTTTTGCCACTAAACTCAGGGCTACCTTCAATATCAGAAGTTTTAATACCTTTATATGTCATATTGACGTTTTTTTGTTTTAATTTCTCTATTAAAGCAATGATATCATCATTTTCTAAATATGTGACTACGGATTGTGCTAATTTATCGCCGATATCGTGAATCTCTATCAATTCCTCTTCTGTTACAGTTAACAATCTATCCATCGTTTCATATTTTTCGGCTAATACTT containing:
- a CDS encoding CamS family sex pheromone protein; its protein translation is MKRTLILLMSAIFILSACGNGKDDHSEKDNSKNNSNSNQTKQIATDKNVQGDNYRTLLPFKESQARGLLQDNMANSYNGGDFEDGLLDLSKEVFPTDNYLYQDGQFLDKKTINAYLEPKYTKSEIDKMSSKDKKEKKANENLGLNPSHEGETDPEKIANNSPAYLSNILEQDFYSSRDTKGKNIKGMTIGLAMNSVYYYHKDKDGPTYSKKLDDSEIKQQGKEMASEMLSRLRENDDLKDIPIHFAIYKQSSEDAITPGEFITQATADKGQTKLNEWHNINETSTLLPSSTAADYDENLNNNFKQFNDNLQSYFTNFTQAVGKVKFVDKKPKQLTIDLPIDYNGQAETIGITQYVTEQADKYFDKIDNYEIRIKDGNQPRALISKTKNDKKPQVHIYSN